A window from Marinagarivorans cellulosilyticus encodes these proteins:
- a CDS encoding energy transducer TonB, whose translation MPADTFWPLILSALQITLGGAIALITAWCIHRFKHKNENASPGERRLLILEEISREVGYVNHCFARYSALVIESTRFGKTWPNARKLELEKVNAELVEEFRKLADAEAKLLMLGEKTMEKTLRLYAAKIALFRKQVYVGRQDISEQEIGDLKATILTLREQFYDLLSRRYDRLLAA comes from the coding sequence ATGCCAGCAGATACCTTTTGGCCACTAATTTTAAGCGCGCTACAAATTACGCTTGGCGGTGCCATCGCACTGATTACCGCATGGTGCATCCATCGCTTTAAACACAAAAATGAAAACGCCTCTCCTGGCGAACGCAGGCTGCTAATACTCGAAGAAATTTCACGTGAGGTCGGTTACGTTAACCACTGCTTTGCGCGTTACTCTGCCCTAGTTATAGAATCTACTCGTTTTGGCAAAACTTGGCCCAATGCACGCAAACTTGAGCTTGAGAAAGTAAATGCCGAATTAGTGGAAGAATTTAGAAAACTGGCCGACGCTGAAGCCAAGCTATTAATGCTAGGCGAAAAAACAATGGAAAAAACGCTCCGCTTGTACGCGGCTAAAATAGCGCTGTTTCGCAAACAGGTGTATGTAGGCCGGCAAGATATTAGTGAACAAGAAATTGGAGATCTGAAAGCCACTATTTTGACACTTCGAGAGCAGTTCTACGACCTACTAAGCCGGCGCTATGACCGCCTACTAGCCGCTTAA
- a CDS encoding class I SAM-dependent methyltransferase: MLSPQFSSDLINPLSLRARGNRSSQFFDRAASLLASQLELDTLQALNSSEKAALQRSEWIDQKVLSFLQKHPNALGVELNAGVSTRFHRLSSTLDWPQFRWADINTPETHAFSQSLLPITDNYRSIGCDMYQDDWLFRAGWQPGLPLIIITESHTEYSDLAQLITELSQRAAASGAPVMVVTTHQGNFAGLVQQLTFFELVEQCEFQSVSLLAYLARIAAKIGLNLPVNQWHAMHLELSANDKTAQD; encoded by the coding sequence ATGCTTAGCCCTCAATTCAGCAGTGACTTAATCAACCCGCTTTCCCTTAGGGCCCGCGGCAACCGTTCGTCCCAGTTTTTTGATCGGGCCGCTTCGCTACTGGCGAGTCAACTTGAGCTTGATACCCTGCAGGCGCTTAATAGTAGCGAAAAAGCCGCTCTGCAGCGCAGCGAATGGATCGACCAAAAAGTTCTGAGCTTCCTCCAAAAACATCCAAACGCTCTGGGCGTAGAGCTTAACGCGGGCGTGAGTACTCGCTTCCATCGTCTATCCAGTACTCTCGATTGGCCGCAGTTCCGCTGGGCCGATATCAACACACCAGAAACGCACGCATTTAGCCAAAGCTTACTGCCAATTACCGACAACTATCGCTCCATTGGTTGCGATATGTATCAGGACGACTGGCTCTTTCGCGCCGGCTGGCAACCAGGCCTACCCTTAATCATCATTACCGAATCACACACGGAATATAGCGACCTAGCCCAACTAATTACCGAACTAAGCCAACGCGCGGCGGCATCAGGCGCCCCCGTGATGGTAGTCACCACCCACCAAGGTAACTTTGCCGGCCTTGTGCAACAACTTACATTTTTTGAATTGGTAGAACAGTGTGAGTTTCAAAGCGTATCTTTACTGGCCTACCTTGCTCGTATTGCCGCCAAAATTGGCCTCAACCTACCGGTTAACCAATGGCACGCGATGCATTTAGAACTCAGCGCTAACGATAAGACAGCGCAAGATTGA
- the yciH gene encoding stress response translation initiation inhibitor YciH, with protein sequence MPAFWEWTMAKGASSKNSRLVYSTEQGRIKEEKPSEVIAQSDGIVRLHRESKGRGGKGVTLVKGIALPEAELKTLAKALKQVCGTGGTVKDGVIEIQGEQREKLKATLEAKGYTVKISGG encoded by the coding sequence ATGCCAGCTTTTTGGGAGTGGACAATGGCTAAAGGCGCATCATCCAAGAACTCGCGCTTGGTATATTCTACAGAGCAAGGTCGCATCAAAGAGGAAAAGCCCTCTGAGGTGATTGCCCAATCCGACGGTATTGTCCGCCTTCACCGTGAGAGTAAAGGCCGAGGCGGTAAAGGCGTAACACTGGTTAAAGGTATTGCGCTGCCAGAAGCAGAACTAAAGACGCTAGCAAAAGCCCTAAAGCAGGTGTGTGGCACCGGCGGCACGGTAAAAGATGGCGTCATCGAGATTCAAGGTGAGCAGCGCGAAAAACTTAAGGCCACATTAGAGGCCAAAGGCTATACCGTGAAGATTTCTGGTGGCTAA
- a CDS encoding ion transporter — MMSPLRERLYNIIFGTESPAGKRFDLILIYAIVLSVVALMMDSVVSVNERWGLAFRYFEWFFTLLFTIEYGVRIYCSPSRWLYIRSFYGIIDLLSIIPAYISLFVPGTNYLLMLRLFRVLRVFRVLKLMRYINEGNFLLRSMLQARHKILVFFMVVLVFATIFGSIMYIVEGPENGFTSIPRSVYWTIVTITTVGYGDITPQTTLGQIVASAAMLTGYSIIVVPTGILTAEFSQEIQRERNLVSCPNCGKHGHDKRASFCNRCGGAVNNPHH, encoded by the coding sequence ATGATGTCGCCACTGCGAGAACGACTTTATAACATTATATTTGGCACGGAATCGCCTGCCGGTAAGCGCTTTGATTTGATATTGATCTACGCGATTGTATTAAGCGTTGTAGCCTTAATGATGGATTCGGTGGTTTCAGTTAACGAGCGCTGGGGTTTAGCCTTTCGTTATTTCGAATGGTTTTTTACGTTGTTATTTACCATCGAGTACGGTGTTCGCATTTACTGCTCTCCAAGCCGCTGGCTGTATATTCGCAGTTTTTACGGAATTATTGATTTACTGTCGATTATCCCTGCGTACATTAGCTTGTTTGTGCCCGGCACTAACTATTTATTAATGTTGCGGCTATTTAGGGTTTTGCGCGTTTTTCGTGTTTTAAAGTTAATGCGCTACATTAACGAAGGCAATTTTTTGCTGCGTTCAATGTTGCAGGCCCGGCATAAAATACTGGTGTTCTTTATGGTGGTATTGGTATTTGCCACTATATTTGGCTCGATTATGTATATTGTTGAAGGGCCTGAAAATGGCTTTACCAGCATACCGCGCAGCGTGTATTGGACGATTGTTACGATTACGACTGTAGGCTATGGCGATATCACGCCGCAAACGACGCTAGGACAAATCGTCGCTTCGGCCGCAATGCTCACAGGTTATTCGATAATTGTTGTGCCCACGGGTATTTTAACGGCGGAGTTTTCACAGGAAATTCAACGTGAGCGCAATTTAGTCTCGTGCCCAAATTGCGGTAAGCATGGTCACGATAAGCGAGCCAGTTTTTGTAATCGCTGTGGCGGCGCGGTAAATAACCCGCACCACTAA